The Tenrec ecaudatus isolate mTenEca1 chromosome 6, mTenEca1.hap1, whole genome shotgun sequence genome has a window encoding:
- the RPP38 gene encoding ribonuclease P protein subunit p38, whose protein sequence is MAAAPQAPARGSVRKTRPLVVKTSLANPYAVCWRALEREDMHFILQTLEDRLKQIGLQKVEDKKRGKKLPAFKNQSRERSNTDVGVSEELREEIPDDSPQVSGWTSVHTRKQLAIGVNEVTRALEKNDLLLVLVCKSVKPALITSHLIQLSLSRSVPACQVPRLSERIAPVIGLKCVLALGFKRGTTDFENEIKAIIPRVPNLSVPWLPDRIEDPRDTLETESSERPEKEIMETSFESLSSHKRKLVEGQQAPAVVLQPLKIKKLIPNPNKARKPPKSKKTASK, encoded by the coding sequence ATGGCTGCTGCTCCGCAGGCTCCAGCAAGGGGATCTGTTCGGAAGACAAGACCTTTGGTTGTGAAGACCTCCTTGGCCAACCCCTATGCTGTCTGCTGGCGTGCTCTGGAGAGAGAGGACATGCACTTCATATTGCAGACCCTGGAAGACAGACTGAAGCAGATTGGACTTCAGAAGGTTGAGGAtaagaagagagggaaaaaactGCCTGCTTTCAAAAACCAAAGCAGAGAAAGAAGTAACACAGATGTTGGAGTTAGTGAGGAGCTGAGAGAGGAAATTCCAGATGATAGCCCACAGGTGTCAGGGTGGACTTCCGTGCACACCAGGAAGCAGCTAGCCATTGGAGTTAACGAAGTGACCAGAGCCTTGGAAAAGAACGACCTGCTTTTAGTGCTGGTGTGCAAGTCAGTCAAGCCTGCCCTCATCACCTCGCACCTGATTCAGTTAAGCCTAAGCAGAAGCGTGCCTGCTTGCCAGGTGCCTCGCCTCAGTGAGAGGATTGCACCTGTCATTGGCTTAAAATGCGTCCTAGCCTTGGGGTTCAAAAGGGGTACCACTGACTTTGAGAATGAAATCAAAGCTATAATACCCAGAGTACCTAATTTAAGTGTACCATGGCTCCCAGACAGAATCGAAGACCCGAGGGACACTCTAGAGACCGAATCCTCAGAAAGGCCTGAGAAAGAGATCATGGAAACTTCATTTGAAAGCCTCTCATCACATAAGAGGAAGCTCGTTGAAGGTCAGCAGGCTCCTGCCGTAGTATTACAACCCCTGAAAATAAAGAAATTAATTCCAAACCCTAACAAGGCAAGGAAACCACCCAAAAGTAAGAAGACAGCTTCAAAGTAA